In Porites lutea chromosome 7, jaPorLute2.1, whole genome shotgun sequence, a single window of DNA contains:
- the LOC140943720 gene encoding uncharacterized protein: MKVPIKALFTMEIPVPAEKVVEILAPANVKYQREWNAAFPVNELIENYIEQEGGGSLLYTVLKLSWPLTNRAYLVFIPPSKEVDWYGKKAFLLLQKNAWHHSKPPGADGFVRATNGGNFSLIIPDEENPSGACKMFMLRNNNYNGCLPNKGIQFLIAKTLPPKFNLWREGIIDAYKRFFSD; encoded by the exons ATGAAAGTGCCGATAAAAGCCCTCTTCACGATGGAAATTCCAGTGCCAGCAGAGAaagtggtagaaatccttgccCCTGCCAATGTGAAGTACCAAAGAGAATGGAATGCAGCTTTCCCGGTTAACGAACTCATTGAAAACTATATCGAACAGGAAGGAGGTGGAAGCTTATTGTATACCGTACTCAAGCTTTCTTGGCCTCTTACTAATCGAGCCTACCTCGTTTTCATTCCACCCAGTAAAGAAGTTGATTGGTATGGCAAAAAAGCGTTCCTTCTGCTTCAGAAAAATGCGTGGCATCATTCAAAACCTCCAGGCGCTGACGGGTTTGTCAG GGCAACAAATGGAGGAAACTTCTCTTTGATCATCCCTGACGAGGAAAATCCATCTGGTGCATGCAAGATGTTCATGTTgcgaaataataattataatggtTGCTTACCCAATAAGGGAATCCAGTTCCTCATAGCAAAAACCCTTCCTCCTAAATTTAATCTCTGGAGAGAAGGGATTATTGATGCCTACAAAAGGTTCTTTAGTGATTAG